In Planctomycetota bacterium, the genomic stretch GGCACGTAGATCGGCCCGACGAACGACAATCCCAGACCCGTGATGATCAGCACCAACCCCGTCCCACCAAACATGCCAAAGCCCGGCAACAGAAAGACCTCCACCGCCAGCAGGCCGAGCCCCACCAGGAACAGTGCGACCTCGTACCACTCCGCAAAGCCCGTCAGGAACGGCACGCCGAACAACACGCCCAGCGTGCAGATCGCGATCACCTCCGGCACGCCGGTGCCGGGTGCGTTGAACGAGGCGTAGATGCTCAGGAGCAACACCGTCGTGAGGAGCCCACGCACGGCAAAGCTCGACAGGAACCCGATCGCCCGTTCACCACCCGAAGGCGAGTAGGTCGCGACGACGGTGTAGCCCAGCGATTCGGCGAAGGCGGTCGCGGTGTCGTAGGTGCCGAGTGACAGACCGATTCTGGCCGACGCGTCGTCTCCGAGCGTCAGCAGTGACTCCTCGTCGTCCAATGGCACGGGCACATCGGGCACGTCCACGAAGCCGCCGTCGTCGGAGATGAGTGTCTCGTACTCGTCGCCATCGACGAAGCGGATCTCACCTCCATCGGTCGGCTGCAAGGCGTAGACGACGACGTCGGTCCGTACGAACGACCGCGCCAGCAGCGGGTCATAGCCGTTGCGACGCGCCGAGTCGTCAAAGTCAGCTAGAACGGGACTCTCTGCTTTGGCCCGCTCGGTGCCTTCGAGCGGCTGGCCCATCGCGATGACGCCCGAGTCGCCGATCTGACTCGCCGGCTCCATCGCGATCGCCTTGGCCGACAACGCGATCATTGAGCCCGCACTGATCGCCTTGTCATCGACGTAGGCGTAGATCGGCAGCGGGCTCTGCTTGATCGCCCGGCTGGTCTCGAGTCCAGCGGTGACGAGCCCGCCGTAGGTGTTGATGCTCAGGATGACCGCGTCGACGCCTTCGGCCTCGGCCATTTGGAGACGTCGCAGAATGCCATCGCGGAAGAAGTTGTCGACCATGCCGTCGGCGATGATCACGGCAGCGGTCTTGCCACCCTCGACTTCCGCACCTTCGGCTGGCATTGTGGCCGGCCGCGTCGTCTGCGCAAAAGCGACCGACGCGGCGATCAACATCGCAACGCCCGCGACGAGATAGGCGAGAGGGACTCGCATCACAGAATGGTACCCGATGCGGCGGGGTTGGTTGCGTTCAAATCGGCAGCCAGAGGGCAAAGCGAATGAATGAAAAACGCCGTGTGGGCCAAGGTAGCCCAGCACGGCGTTGCGGTTGTTTTGCGTCGATTTACCGGCGTCGACGTCCGAGCAGGAGCGTGCCGGCGGCGGCGAACATGCCGAACGTGGCCGGCTCCGGAATCGAGGCGGCCCACGCGTCCAGGGCGGCGATGTCGGACGGGATGCTGGTGCCGAAGTTGGCACGCAGAATGCCGAAGTCGGCGAGGTCAACGGTCATGTCGCCGTTGAAATCGGCCAGGAGCATGTCGCCCATCGAGCCGAACTCGCTGCGCAGGATGCCGAAGTCGGCCAGGTCGACGGTGCCGTCACCGTTGGCATCGCCCGGCAGGCCACCGGTCGGCAGATCCTCGACGAATTCCCAGAAAACGCCGTAGCCGCGCATCGAGACGAAGCCTGGGTTGTCGCCGCTGGTCTGGGTGACCGTGTAAGTCGCCAGCGGGTCGGTGATGGCGACT encodes the following:
- a CDS encoding ATP-dependent Clp protease proteolytic subunit; translation: MRVPLAYLVAGVAMLIAASVAFAQTTRPATMPAEGAEVEGGKTAAVIIADGMVDNFFRDGILRRLQMAEAEGVDAVILSINTYGGLVTAGLETSRAIKQSPLPIYAYVDDKAISAGSMIALSAKAIAMEPASQIGDSGVIAMGQPLEGTERAKAESPVLADFDDSARRNGYDPLLARSFVRTDVVVYALQPTDGGEIRFVDGDEYETLISDDGGFVDVPDVPVPLDDEESLLTLGDDASARIGLSLGTYDTATAFAESLGYTVVATYSPSGGERAIGFLSSFAVRGLLTTVLLLSIYASFNAPGTGVPEVIAICTLGVLFGVPFLTGFAEWYEVALFLVGLGLLAVEVFLLPGFGMFGGTGLVLIITGLGLSFVGPIYVPDMPVGFGVDWGRFGEATLMLLICVAVSLFLWMWLARFLPSLPFGNDLLLKDEPPTPEEEARRLDWPTVGSVGTAVSDLRPGGVARFAITEAPGDTTTADVVSDRGFVAAGAELSVVEVAGSRVVVRPTTRREEG